From the Burkholderia mayonis genome, one window contains:
- a CDS encoding type I polyketide synthase, giving the protein MDKATSSARPAADLDALLATHYPNGEPIAVIGHACRFPEADDSDAFWRNLLAGAECSRRFTRQALLDAGLDAATIDAPNFVNVGTVVRDADAFDAALFGYSRQEAESIDPQQRLFLQIVWHALEHAGYAPRDVPHRTGVFGSARISTYPGREPLRIAEVAQVKGLQSLMGNDKDYVATRVAYKLNLRGPALAVQTACSSSLVATHLACESLRAGECDMAVAGGAAVSFPQHAGYLHQPGMIFSPDGRCRPFDADAQGTFAGNGVGAVVLRRLGDALRDGDPVIAVLLGSAINNDGDRKVGYTAPSAAGQRDAIRDALMLAGVDSTQIGLVEAHGTGTPLGDPIELEALRGVFHRAGEGPRCALGSVKSNIGHLDTAAGIASLLKAVLAVERRAIPPSLHFRKPNPALGLDDSPFYVPTEAQPWDDASRVAGVSSFGIGGTNCHVVVASLPDALRAAVGGDDRAQPDAGAALLLSAASEPALQRLARGYADALQHASARDLLHTALRGRQLDLPHRLAVPFCEETVAALDAFALGEDDALVHRGSGEAGQMAWLFTGQGSHWPGMGQALYRQSPAFAACLDRCFAACDGELDVPLRDAMFGERGDLLERMDYAQPAIVAFELAMAAHWRALGLEPQIVIGHSVGEYAAAVVAGHYEIEQAMPLVRLRGALMQRCAEGAMLAAFACADELLPLARQAGVDVAAHNGERHLVFSGRRDAVDALAAALAAKDIRHARLTVPGAAHSALLDPVLDAFERAAAQLHATPGRVQLVSTLVGEPIDADGLNAHGYWRRHMREPVRYADAVRHAIAQGAGVFLELGPDAQLTGIGLRESPQRARWIASARRQQPALAQTRQATLELYAAGVALPWANVLPSSGRKLHAPRYPFDAERYWRDAQPAAVTPPAAHGGDIDPALAEGRRVAAAAAASLDLPRLQRLYDCVTQLHAIYVDRLVRRCIGERFDEGATALDILRAGRLLPRHRQLLVRLLNACVEDGYYRRDDDRYAPALAAPHAERDALLQILRDCCEGFDVIADTVARAGDSLHAMMSGDIEPVAVIFPDSASSGVEVLYQEFSFGRYFNQIAAGVVAGLVRERRTNRRRHRPFRILEVGGGTGGTTAWLLPELDGEPNVRYDFTDISPIFTRRAEQKFAAHECVDYRVFDLQKDAQAQGFEAGAYDLIVAANVIHATQHVGRALANLAPLLKPGGRLLMREITRPMRLFDFVFGPLVLPLHDEDARGGELFLSTARWKEQCVAAGFERIDWLPDDGAPTSGISEHIVLASAPGRSAGVAPWLADDADPLLGQPLTDDGVYLADWSDCAGRREAWQQRLARGGAELAGRHGGGQTAPTIRAPERAPAWLTLVRLRWCASPFGAARIALDARDESGAWRPLDADSPEDGLPAPLPARDTHYGWQWRPVSDASPDANGIALHAESASFADALRDAGMPIAPHADRRLFILDPDEKPLQAIASALLAALSEASRAPLVVVTRGAWKVHADDFVDAAHRAAWGLLRVAAAERPDRVLAAIDLHPAAAWRDLLPALDALGSGARWLAVRDGRAHAPSLAAEPYVAPALPAGALAGERWHVVTGAFGGLGRLSVRWLARHGARRIALVAPRAHDDWSAFQHEVEAHHACELRWVRCDVAEPAQLTAALQALHADGGVAGAIHAAGVLDDAPLATLDAERIAPVLAVKADAARVLRDWLGAHDARYLLFYSSAAAALGAPGQGAHAFASAYLDGLAEARASGETPAVISIAWGAWSEAGRAAEPALQHKLAESGMGALSSAEGLWHLEQAVMRGAPYRLAMRVLRERLDAGRRALFDADINAGADTPSARLARSPAAASRAASASAAAAMAPAAARPDPRDADAVCQWLTARIAAQLKLDDLAQLTPKRDLLKLGLDSLLFLELRSAVESQLGVKLDAERAYRDMTVAGIGRLIVESAPADASAPASDAGALIHDPANRFEPFPLTPIQHAYWLGRTDLIAYGGVACHVLFEWDMRRDTFDLARFEAAWNALVARHDMLRMIVDSDGRQRILRDVPAYRPRRHDLKRLAADEQARALEHIRDELSYRVLPADRWPLFELVVTELDDARYRLHMNLDLLLFDVQSFKVMMDDLARAYRGATLEPLQITFRDYVLADQARRDAPDWQASWRYWQRTLPQLPPAPALPLDPERADRARPRFTTYQARLERADWDKLKREWQRWGATPSAALLALFAHTLERWSRHPDFTLNLTFFNRRPDHPQVSQLIGDFTSVLLIDFALNGAPTLRDTIERTQERLWQRLAHSQVNGVELMRELSRGRAHDPRRPLMPIVFTSMLGMSLDGLSIDQAMTSLFGEPVHVFTQTPQVWLDHQVMEVDGDLVFSWYCMDDVLAHGAAQAMFDDYRCLLRGIAAQPERMTQPGLAKLRDDGAWVDFARHRWPLRAGDAGMDLRDIEDLLRAQDGVSDADAALAEDGRTLDIVVSAAGAQVAPPPAIDAPLALTSALPMLDASQLAEIDATWHWLEARALRGIARTLHRHGLFAQAGQRHDLDEVQSRLRAQPQYRRLARQWLLALAERGWLRREGDAFVGERALDTVPGPAEALPQAGWSRALGAYLDTCIARHDALFDGTQAPLALLFDDDDAVTRALYSDNPAIDCLNRGAAQIARALGERSGGLRVLEVGAGTAATTRHLVPALDGRLHSYRFTDVSTLFLDAARERFAGHAKLDYARFDINAPVDFDTHPEAGYDVVVAVNVLHDASDVVRSLRRLGQLLRPGGRLLMIEATERDSALQMASIGFIEGLNGYDDFRTADDKPMLDLPTWRDALGQAGFSVELAWPEQESSPLRQHLVLARATHVGRLDLGALERGLRARCGDALPPVRIRQCERIDRHADRHAAQRDEANEGAPSRAARASHTSTAAVAPPRDPQAQAALERSVGAVWQALLKCPVHRDSDFFQSGGDSLIATRMIAQLNRDGMRNASLQALFAEPTLGAFCATLNAPPASEAAVAADAGGCLVALAEGRDPARVFMFHASDGELAAYVPLARHLDCRVHGLRATDATLPDDLGALADRYVQAIRASQPHGPYTLIGWSYGASVAAEAARLLHERGETVELALLDPVCRADFDHADRASLLRLLAQGRAVVPLPDDLEQLDADEQTACFVRAAQTAGLLPERTSAADAQRWLTRIGDLLGLLARHHAPAPLPIRCLWIAAAHRPSRWRSAELDWQGWDTHAERHTLDADHWTLVMDDARAQNVAALFRQWRDNPRRPQEKVA; this is encoded by the coding sequence ATGGATAAAGCCACCTCGTCCGCTCGCCCGGCCGCGGACCTCGACGCGCTGCTCGCGACGCATTACCCGAACGGCGAGCCGATCGCCGTGATCGGCCACGCATGCCGCTTTCCGGAAGCGGACGACAGCGACGCGTTCTGGCGCAATCTGCTCGCCGGCGCCGAATGCAGCCGCCGCTTCACGCGGCAGGCGTTGCTCGACGCGGGCCTCGACGCCGCGACGATCGACGCGCCGAACTTCGTCAACGTCGGCACCGTCGTGCGCGACGCCGACGCGTTCGACGCCGCGCTGTTCGGCTATTCCCGTCAGGAAGCCGAATCGATCGACCCGCAGCAGCGCCTCTTCCTGCAGATCGTCTGGCACGCGCTCGAGCACGCGGGCTACGCGCCGCGCGACGTTCCGCACCGCACCGGCGTGTTCGGGTCCGCGCGCATCAGCACGTATCCGGGCAGGGAGCCGCTGCGGATCGCCGAAGTCGCGCAGGTCAAGGGCCTGCAGTCGCTGATGGGCAACGACAAGGACTATGTCGCGACGCGCGTCGCGTACAAGCTGAACCTGCGCGGCCCGGCGCTCGCCGTGCAGACCGCGTGCTCGAGCTCGCTCGTCGCGACGCACCTGGCTTGCGAAAGCCTGCGCGCCGGCGAATGCGACATGGCCGTCGCGGGCGGCGCGGCCGTATCGTTTCCGCAGCACGCGGGCTATCTGCATCAGCCGGGCATGATCTTCTCGCCGGACGGCCGCTGCCGGCCGTTCGACGCCGACGCGCAAGGCACGTTCGCCGGCAACGGCGTCGGCGCGGTCGTGCTGCGGCGGCTCGGCGACGCGCTGCGCGACGGCGACCCCGTCATCGCGGTGCTGCTCGGCAGCGCGATCAACAACGACGGCGACCGCAAGGTCGGCTACACCGCGCCGTCGGCGGCCGGACAGCGCGACGCGATCCGCGACGCGCTGATGCTCGCGGGCGTCGACAGCACGCAGATCGGCCTCGTCGAGGCGCACGGCACCGGCACGCCGCTCGGCGATCCGATCGAGCTCGAAGCGCTGCGCGGCGTCTTTCATCGGGCGGGCGAAGGACCGCGCTGCGCGCTCGGCTCGGTCAAGAGCAACATCGGGCACCTCGATACGGCGGCCGGCATCGCGAGCCTGCTGAAAGCCGTGCTCGCCGTCGAGCGGCGCGCGATTCCGCCGAGCCTGCACTTCCGCAAGCCGAATCCGGCGCTCGGCCTCGACGACAGCCCGTTTTACGTGCCCACCGAAGCGCAGCCCTGGGACGACGCATCGCGCGTCGCGGGCGTGTCGTCGTTCGGCATCGGCGGCACGAACTGCCATGTGGTCGTCGCGTCGCTGCCGGACGCGTTGCGCGCGGCGGTTGGCGGCGACGACCGTGCGCAGCCGGACGCGGGCGCGGCGCTGCTGCTGAGCGCGGCGAGCGAGCCCGCGCTGCAACGCCTCGCGCGCGGCTACGCGGACGCGCTGCAGCATGCGAGCGCGCGCGACTTGCTCCATACCGCGCTGCGCGGACGGCAGCTCGACCTGCCGCACCGGCTCGCGGTGCCGTTCTGCGAAGAAACCGTCGCGGCACTCGACGCGTTCGCGCTGGGCGAAGACGATGCGCTCGTCCATCGCGGCAGCGGCGAAGCCGGACAAATGGCCTGGCTTTTCACGGGCCAGGGCTCGCACTGGCCCGGCATGGGACAGGCGCTCTATCGGCAATCGCCCGCGTTCGCCGCGTGTCTCGACCGCTGCTTCGCGGCCTGCGACGGCGAGCTCGACGTCCCGCTGCGCGACGCGATGTTCGGCGAGCGCGGCGATCTGCTCGAACGGATGGACTACGCGCAACCCGCGATCGTCGCATTCGAACTCGCGATGGCCGCGCACTGGCGCGCACTCGGTCTCGAGCCGCAGATCGTGATCGGTCATTCGGTCGGCGAATACGCGGCCGCGGTCGTCGCCGGACACTACGAGATCGAGCAGGCGATGCCGCTCGTCCGGCTGCGCGGCGCGCTGATGCAGCGCTGCGCGGAGGGCGCGATGCTCGCCGCGTTCGCGTGCGCCGACGAATTGCTGCCGCTCGCCAGGCAAGCGGGCGTCGACGTCGCCGCGCATAACGGCGAGCGTCATCTCGTGTTCTCCGGCCGTCGCGATGCAGTCGACGCGCTCGCCGCCGCGCTCGCCGCGAAAGACATCCGCCACGCGCGGCTTACGGTCCCGGGCGCCGCGCATTCGGCGCTGCTCGATCCGGTGCTCGACGCGTTCGAACGCGCGGCCGCGCAGCTGCATGCGACGCCCGGCCGTGTGCAGCTCGTATCGACGCTGGTCGGCGAGCCGATCGACGCCGATGGGCTCAACGCGCACGGCTACTGGCGCCGGCACATGCGCGAACCGGTCCGTTACGCCGACGCGGTCCGTCACGCGATCGCACAGGGCGCGGGCGTGTTTCTCGAACTCGGGCCCGATGCGCAGCTGACGGGGATCGGCCTGCGCGAGTCGCCTCAACGCGCGCGCTGGATCGCGAGCGCGCGCCGGCAACAGCCCGCGCTCGCGCAAACGCGGCAAGCGACGCTCGAACTCTATGCGGCGGGCGTCGCGCTGCCGTGGGCGAACGTGCTGCCTTCGTCCGGCCGCAAGCTGCACGCGCCGCGCTATCCGTTCGATGCCGAACGCTATTGGCGCGATGCGCAGCCGGCGGCCGTCACACCGCCCGCGGCGCACGGCGGCGATATCGACCCGGCGCTCGCCGAAGGCCGCCGGGTCGCGGCCGCAGCCGCCGCATCGCTCGATCTGCCGCGCCTGCAACGACTCTACGACTGTGTCACGCAGTTGCATGCGATCTACGTCGATCGGCTCGTGCGCCGCTGCATCGGCGAGCGCTTCGACGAGGGCGCGACCGCGCTCGACATCCTGCGCGCGGGCCGTCTGCTGCCGCGCCATCGCCAGCTGCTCGTGCGTCTCCTGAATGCATGCGTCGAAGACGGCTACTACCGCCGCGACGACGACCGCTACGCACCCGCGCTCGCGGCGCCCCACGCGGAGCGCGACGCGCTGCTGCAGATCCTGCGCGACTGCTGCGAAGGCTTCGACGTGATCGCCGACACCGTCGCGCGCGCGGGAGACAGCCTGCACGCGATGATGAGCGGCGACATCGAGCCGGTCGCGGTGATCTTCCCGGACAGCGCGTCGAGCGGCGTCGAAGTGCTGTATCAGGAATTCAGCTTCGGGCGCTATTTCAACCAGATCGCCGCGGGCGTCGTCGCGGGGCTGGTCCGCGAGCGGCGGACGAACCGTCGCCGGCACCGCCCGTTCCGGATTCTCGAAGTCGGCGGCGGCACCGGCGGCACGACCGCGTGGCTGCTGCCGGAACTCGACGGCGAGCCGAACGTCCGCTACGACTTCACCGACATCTCGCCGATTTTCACGCGGCGCGCCGAGCAGAAATTCGCCGCTCACGAATGCGTCGACTATCGCGTGTTCGATCTGCAAAAAGACGCGCAAGCGCAAGGCTTCGAAGCGGGCGCATACGACCTGATCGTCGCGGCCAACGTGATCCACGCGACGCAGCACGTCGGCCGCGCGCTCGCGAACCTCGCGCCGCTGCTGAAGCCGGGCGGCCGTCTGCTGATGCGCGAGATCACGCGGCCGATGCGCCTCTTCGATTTCGTATTCGGCCCGCTCGTGTTGCCGCTGCACGACGAGGACGCGCGCGGCGGCGAGCTGTTCCTGTCGACCGCGCGCTGGAAGGAACAATGCGTCGCGGCGGGCTTCGAGCGCATCGACTGGCTGCCGGACGACGGCGCGCCGACGTCGGGCATCAGCGAGCACATCGTGCTCGCGTCCGCGCCGGGCCGCTCGGCGGGCGTCGCGCCGTGGCTCGCCGACGACGCCGATCCGCTGCTCGGTCAGCCGCTCACCGACGACGGCGTGTATCTCGCCGACTGGTCCGATTGCGCGGGCCGGCGCGAGGCTTGGCAGCAACGGCTCGCGCGCGGCGGCGCGGAACTGGCGGGCCGCCACGGCGGCGGCCAGACGGCGCCGACGATTCGCGCGCCCGAGCGCGCGCCGGCGTGGCTGACGCTCGTGCGCCTGCGCTGGTGCGCCAGTCCGTTCGGCGCGGCGCGGATCGCGCTCGACGCGCGCGACGAATCCGGCGCGTGGCGGCCGCTCGACGCCGACTCCCCCGAAGACGGCCTGCCCGCGCCGCTGCCTGCGCGCGATACGCATTACGGCTGGCAGTGGCGGCCCGTGTCCGATGCGTCGCCGGATGCGAACGGCATCGCGTTGCACGCCGAGTCGGCGTCGTTCGCCGACGCGCTGCGCGACGCGGGCATGCCGATCGCGCCGCACGCGGATCGCCGATTGTTCATCCTCGATCCGGATGAGAAGCCGCTACAGGCGATCGCGTCGGCATTGCTCGCCGCGCTGTCCGAAGCAAGCCGCGCGCCGCTCGTCGTGGTGACCCGCGGCGCATGGAAGGTCCACGCCGACGATTTCGTCGACGCCGCGCATCGCGCCGCCTGGGGGCTGCTGCGCGTCGCGGCCGCCGAACGGCCGGACCGCGTGCTCGCCGCGATCGACCTGCATCCGGCCGCCGCGTGGCGCGATCTGCTGCCGGCGCTCGATGCGCTCGGCAGCGGCGCTCGCTGGCTCGCGGTCCGCGACGGCCGCGCGCACGCGCCATCGCTCGCGGCGGAACCCTACGTCGCGCCCGCGCTGCCCGCCGGCGCGCTCGCCGGCGAACGCTGGCACGTCGTCACCGGCGCGTTCGGCGGTCTCGGCCGGCTGAGCGTGCGCTGGCTCGCGCGCCACGGCGCGCGCCGCATCGCGCTCGTCGCGCCTCGCGCGCATGACGACTGGTCTGCGTTCCAGCATGAAGTCGAAGCGCACCATGCATGCGAATTGCGCTGGGTGCGCTGCGACGTCGCCGAGCCCGCGCAGTTGACGGCGGCGCTGCAAGCGCTGCACGCGGATGGCGGCGTCGCGGGCGCGATCCATGCGGCCGGCGTCCTCGACGACGCGCCGCTCGCCACGCTCGACGCCGAACGCATCGCACCCGTGCTCGCTGTGAAGGCCGACGCGGCGCGCGTGCTGCGCGACTGGCTCGGCGCACACGACGCGCGCTATCTGCTCTTCTATTCGTCGGCGGCCGCCGCGCTCGGCGCGCCGGGACAAGGCGCGCACGCGTTCGCGAGCGCCTATCTCGACGGGCTCGCCGAAGCGCGCGCAAGCGGCGAAACACCGGCGGTGATCTCCATCGCGTGGGGCGCGTGGAGCGAAGCCGGACGCGCTGCCGAGCCCGCATTGCAACACAAGCTCGCGGAAAGCGGGATGGGCGCGCTGTCGAGCGCGGAAGGCCTGTGGCATCTAGAACAGGCCGTGATGCGCGGCGCGCCATACCGGCTCGCGATGCGCGTGCTGCGCGAGCGGCTCGACGCCGGCCGCCGCGCGCTGTTCGACGCCGACATCAACGCCGGCGCCGATACGCCATCCGCCCGGCTCGCGCGCTCGCCGGCGGCGGCCTCCCGCGCCGCTTCGGCGTCAGCGGCAGCCGCTATGGCACCCGCCGCCGCACGCCCCGATCCGCGCGATGCCGATGCCGTCTGCCAATGGTTGACGGCGCGCATCGCCGCGCAGCTGAAGCTCGACGATCTCGCTCAACTCACGCCGAAACGCGATCTGCTGAAGCTCGGCCTCGATTCGCTGCTGTTCCTCGAATTGCGGAGCGCCGTCGAATCACAGCTCGGCGTCAAGCTCGACGCCGAGCGCGCGTATCGCGACATGACGGTCGCCGGAATCGGCCGGCTGATCGTCGAATCCGCGCCCGCCGACGCCAGCGCGCCCGCTTCGGACGCCGGCGCGCTCATCCACGATCCCGCGAACCGCTTCGAGCCGTTCCCGTTGACGCCGATCCAGCACGCGTACTGGCTCGGCCGCACCGATCTGATCGCCTACGGCGGCGTCGCGTGTCACGTGCTGTTCGAATGGGACATGCGGCGCGACACGTTCGACCTCGCACGCTTCGAGGCCGCCTGGAACGCGCTCGTCGCGCGTCACGACATGCTGCGGATGATCGTCGATTCGGACGGCCGCCAGCGCATCCTGCGCGACGTGCCCGCCTACCGGCCGCGGCGGCACGACCTGAAGCGCCTCGCCGCCGACGAGCAGGCGCGCGCGCTCGAACACATCCGCGACGAACTGTCGTACCGCGTGCTGCCCGCCGACCGCTGGCCGCTGTTCGAGCTCGTCGTGACCGAGCTCGACGATGCGCGCTACCGGCTCCACATGAACCTCGACCTGCTGCTGTTCGACGTGCAGAGCTTCAAGGTGATGATGGACGACCTCGCGCGCGCCTATCGCGGCGCGACGCTCGAACCGCTGCAGATCACGTTCCGCGACTACGTGCTCGCCGATCAGGCGCGCCGCGACGCGCCCGACTGGCAGGCATCGTGGCGCTACTGGCAGCGCACGCTCCCGCAACTGCCGCCCGCGCCCGCGCTGCCGCTCGACCCCGAACGCGCCGACCGCGCGCGGCCCCGCTTCACCACATATCAGGCGCGCCTCGAACGCGCGGACTGGGACAAGCTCAAACGCGAATGGCAGCGCTGGGGCGCGACGCCGTCGGCCGCGCTGCTCGCGCTCTTCGCGCACACGCTCGAACGCTGGAGCCGGCATCCTGATTTCACGCTGAACCTGACGTTCTTCAACCGGCGTCCCGATCATCCGCAGGTCTCTCAACTGATCGGCGATTTTACGTCGGTGCTGCTGATCGACTTCGCACTGAACGGCGCGCCGACGCTGCGCGACACGATCGAGCGCACGCAGGAGCGGCTCTGGCAGCGCCTTGCGCACAGCCAGGTCAACGGCGTCGAGCTGATGCGCGAGCTGTCGCGCGGCCGCGCGCACGATCCTCGCCGGCCGCTGATGCCGATCGTGTTCACGAGCATGCTGGGGATGTCGCTCGACGGCCTGAGCATCGATCAGGCGATGACGAGCCTGTTCGGCGAGCCGGTCCATGTGTTCACTCAAACGCCGCAGGTCTGGCTCGATCATCAGGTGATGGAAGTCGACGGCGATCTCGTGTTCAGTTGGTACTGCATGGACGACGTGCTCGCGCACGGCGCCGCGCAGGCGATGTTCGACGATTATCGATGCCTGCTGCGCGGAATCGCCGCGCAACCGGAACGGATGACGCAGCCCGGGCTCGCGAAGCTGCGCGACGACGGCGCATGGGTGGATTTCGCGCGTCACCGCTGGCCGCTGCGAGCCGGCGACGCGGGCATGGATCTGCGCGACATCGAAGACCTGCTGCGCGCGCAGGACGGCGTATCCGACGCCGACGCGGCGCTCGCCGAAGACGGTCGCACGCTCGACATCGTCGTGTCGGCCGCCGGCGCGCAGGTCGCGCCGCCGCCCGCGATCGACGCGCCGCTGGCCCTGACGTCTGCGCTGCCGATGCTCGACGCGTCGCAGCTCGCGGAAATCGATGCGACATGGCACTGGCTCGAAGCGCGCGCGCTGCGCGGCATCGCCCGGACGCTGCATCGCCACGGCCTGTTCGCGCAGGCCGGGCAACGCCACGATCTCGACGAAGTGCAGTCGCGCCTGCGCGCGCAACCGCAGTACCGCCGGCTCGCGCGGCAATGGCTGCTCGCGCTGGCCGAGCGCGGCTGGCTGCGCCGCGAAGGCGACGCGTTCGTCGGCGAACGTGCGCTCGATACCGTTCCCGGCCCGGCCGAGGCGCTACCGCAAGCCGGCTGGAGCCGCGCGCTCGGCGCGTATCTGGATACGTGCATCGCACGTCACGATGCGCTGTTCGACGGCACGCAAGCGCCGCTCGCGCTGCTGTTCGACGACGACGATGCGGTCACCCGCGCGCTGTACAGCGACAATCCGGCGATCGACTGCCTGAATCGCGGCGCCGCGCAGATCGCGCGCGCGCTCGGTGAGCGCTCGGGCGGGCTGCGCGTGCTCGAAGTCGGCGCCGGCACCGCCGCGACGACGCGCCACCTCGTGCCGGCGCTCGACGGCCGGCTGCACAGCTACCGCTTCACCGACGTGTCGACGCTGTTCCTCGACGCCGCCCGCGAACGCTTCGCCGGCCACGCGAAGCTCGACTACGCGCGCTTCGACATCAACGCGCCGGTCGATTTCGATACGCATCCGGAAGCAGGCTACGACGTCGTCGTCGCGGTCAACGTGCTGCACGACGCGAGCGACGTCGTGCGGTCGCTGCGCCGCCTCGGGCAATTGCTGAGACCGGGCGGCCGCCTGTTGATGATCGAGGCGACCGAGCGCGACAGCGCGCTGCAGATGGCGAGCATCGGCTTCATCGAAGGCCTGAACGGCTACGACGATTTCCGCACGGCCGACGACAAGCCGATGCTCGATCTGCCGACGTGGCGCGACGCGCTCGGGCAAGCGGGCTTTTCGGTCGAACTCGCGTGGCCGGAGCAGGAATCCAGCCCGCTGCGTCAGCACCTGGTGCTCGCACGCGCGACGCACGTCGGCCGGCTCGATCTCGGGGCGCTCGAACGCGGCCTGCGCGCACGCTGCGGCGACGCGCTGCCGCCGGTGCGCATCCGGCAATGCGAGCGCATCGATCGACATGCGGACCGCCACGCGGCGCAGCGCGACGAAGCGAACGAAGGCGCGCCGAGCCGCGCGGCTCGCGCGTCGCACACGTCGACCGCGGCCGTCGCGCCGCCGCGCGATCCGCAAGCGCAAGCCGCGCTCGAACGCAGCGTCGGCGCGGTGTGGCAGGCGCTGCTGAAGTGCCCGGTCCATCGCGACAGCGATTTCTTCCAATCCGGCGGCGACAGTCTGATCGCGACGCGAATGATCGCGCAGCTCAATCGCGACGGCATGCGCAACGCGAGTCTGCAAGCGCTCTTCGCCGAACCGACGCTCGGCGCGTTCTGCGCGACGCTGAACGCGCCGCCCGCGTCCGAAGCGGCCGTGGCAGCGGATGCGGGCGGCTGCCTGGTGGCGCTCGCCGAAGGGCGCGATCCGGCGCGTGTGTTCATGTTCCACGCGTCCGACGGCGAGCTCGCCGCGTACGTGCCGCTCGCGCGGCATCTGGACTGCCGCGTTCACGGCTTGCGCGCGACGGACGCGACGCTGCCCGACGATCTCGGCGCGCTCGCCGATCGCTACGTGCAAGCCATCCGCGCGTCGCAGCCGCACGGGCCGTATACGTTGATCGGGTGGTCCTATGGCGCGTCCGTCGCCGCCGAGGCCGCGCGCTTGCTGCACGAGCGCGGCGAGACGGTCGAACTCGCGCTGCTCGATCCCGTCTGCCGCGCCGATTTCGATCATGCCGATCGCGCGTCGCTGCTGCGTCTGCTTGCACAAGGGCGCGCCGTCGTGCCGCTGCCCGACGACCTCGAACAGCTCGACGCCGACGAGCAGACCGCGTGCTTCGTCCGCGCCGCGCAAACGGCCGGGCTGCTGCCGGAGCGCACGAGCGCCGCCGATGCGCAGCGCTGGCTGACGCGCATCGGCGACCTGCTCGGCCTGCTCGCGCGCCACCACGCGCCCGCCCCGCTGCCGATCCGCTGTCTGTGGATCGCCGCCGCGCACCGCCCGTCCCGCTGGCGATCGGCCGAACTCGACTGGCAAGGCTGGGACACGCATGCGGAACGCCACACGCTCGACGCAGACCACTGGACGCTCGTGATGGACGACGCACGAGCACAGAACGTCGCCGCCCTGTTCCGGCAGTGGCGCGACAACCCTCGCCGCCCGCAGGAGAAAGTCGCATGA
- a CDS encoding MFS transporter: MKRYLPYWSYYAHQGMVSALTMQGVVGYFRHAGADLAQLSWLSLAMLPWVGKFLWAPWCERHALPLRGNRYQGSLALLQLGMAALIACIGLLPPAHAAGAIVVSLTLLSLLSASHGIYANGIAICTTDARSRPFANVAQVGGSYLGIPLGSFVFLAIAERAGWRCGFAGIAALSLLLLIPSLLIRQPMQAAPVGSARPRLHWRDLRGIGPALALTAIYLVAMRGLMALQTVLLVDAGLGLSALGEVVTIYSTVASGVGIALGGWAMRRFGAWRCVLPVMLSFPLLAGVLAIGYPRFGIREWTLAFGFVNVAAAIGFVTLYNVLMGLTRPHQPASDYALFQSTDMAVAMLMSMAVLRVSHAVGYRPVLALLAALAVASLWPAIRLCRRLARPATPAPSPAAHEPSLETSHG, from the coding sequence ATGAAGCGCTATCTGCCGTACTGGTCGTACTACGCGCACCAGGGCATGGTCAGCGCGCTGACGATGCAGGGCGTCGTCGGCTACTTCCGGCACGCGGGCGCCGACCTCGCTCAGTTGAGCTGGCTGTCGCTCGCGATGCTGCCCTGGGTCGGCAAATTCCTGTGGGCGCCGTGGTGCGAGCGTCACGCGCTGCCGCTGCGCGGCAACCGCTATCAGGGCAGCCTCGCGCTGCTGCAACTCGGCATGGCGGCCCTCATCGCGTGCATCGGCTTGCTGCCGCCGGCGCACGCGGCGGGCGCGATCGTCGTGTCGCTGACACTGCTGTCGCTGCTGTCCGCGAGCCACGGCATCTACGCGAACGGCATCGCGATCTGCACGACCGACGCCCGCAGCCGCCCGTTCGCGAACGTCGCGCAAGTCGGCGGCAGCTATCTGGGGATTCCGCTCGGTTCGTTCGTGTTCCTCGCGATCGCCGAGCGCGCCGGCTGGCGCTGCGGCTTCGCGGGCATCGCCGCGCTGTCGCTGCTGCTGCTAATTCCGTCGCTGCTGATCCGCCAGCCGATGCAGGCCGCGCCCGTCGGCTCGGCGCGCCCGCGCCTGCACTGGCGCGATCTGCGCGGGATCGGGCCCGCGCTCGCGCTGACCGCGATCTACCTCGTCGCGATGCGCGGGCTGATGGCGCTGCAGACCGTGCTGCTCGTCGATGCGGGGCTCGGCCTGAGCGCGCTCGGCGAAGTCGTCACGATCTACAGCACGGTCGCGAGCGGCGTCGGCATCGCGCTCGGTGGCTGGGCCATGCGCCGTTTCGGCGCGTGGCGGTGCGTGCTGCCCGTCATGCTGTCGTTCCCGCTGCTCGCGGGCGTGCTCGCCATCGGCTATCCCCGCTTCGGCATACGCGAATGGACGCTCGCGTTCGGCTTCGTCAACGTCGCGGCGGCGATCGGCTTCGTCACGCTCTACAACGTGCTGATGGGACTCACCCGCCCTCACCAGCCGGCATCCGACTACGCGCTGTTCCAGTCGACCGACATGGCCGTCGCCATGCTGATGTCGATGGCCGTCCTGCGCGTCAGTCACGCCGTCGGCTATCGCCCGGTGCTCGCTTTGCTCGCCGCGCTGGCCGTCGCGAGCCTGTGGCCCGCGATCCGGCTGTGCCGCCGGCTCGCGCGGCCGGCCACGCCCGCGCCTTCTCCCGCCGCCCACGAACCCTCTCTCGAAACCAGTCATGGATAA